From one Struthio camelus isolate bStrCam1 chromosome 36, bStrCam1.hap1, whole genome shotgun sequence genomic stretch:
- the LOC138063825 gene encoding uncharacterized PE-PGRS family protein PE_PGRS10-like isoform X2, with the protein MLGGVILLLAPREHAAGHAGRASPPLGGLEHTAGHAGSPSLAPAALGHTAGHAGSPSLALTALGHTAGHAGSPSLAPAALEHTAGHAGSPSLALTALGHTAGHAGSPSLAPAALEHTAGHAGSPSLALTALGHTAGHAGSPSLALTALEHTAGHAGSPSLALTALGRTAGHAGSPSLAPAALEHTAGHAGSPSLALTALGHTAGHAGSPSLAPAALGHTAGHAGSPSLAPAALGHTAGHAGRRSSPPGLERGVGHAGRPGLAPGAREQAAGHAGRASPPLGGLEHTAGHAGSPSLAPAALGHTAGHAGSPSLAPAALGHTAGHAGSPSLAPAALEHTAGHAGSPSLAPAALGHTAGHAGSPSLAPAALGHTAGHAGSPSLAPAALGHTAGHAGSSQPSSGSSRTHSRACWET; encoded by the exons atgctgggaggtgtCATCCTGCTCCTGGCGCCTCGAGAACAcgcagcagggcatgctgggagagcCAGTCCACCTCTAGGAGGTCTAGaacacacagcagggcatgctgggagccccagcctaGCTCCGGCGGCTCTaggacacacagcagggcatgctgggagccccagcctaGCTTTGACGGCTCTaggacacacagcagggcatgctgggagccccagcctaGCTCCGGCGGCTCTAGaacacacagcagggcatgctgggagccccagcctaGCTTTGACGGCTCTaggacacacagcagggcatgctgggagccccagcctaGCTCCGGCGGCTCTAGaacacacagcagggcatgctgggagccccagcctaGCTTTGACGGCTCTaggacacacagcagggcatgctgggagccccagcctaGCTTTGACGGCTCTAGaacacacagcagggcatgctgggagccccagcctaGCTTTGACGGCTCTAGGacgcacagcagggcatgctgggagccccagcctaGCTCCGGCGGCTCTAGaacacacagcagggcatgctgggagccccagcctaGCTTTGACGGCTCTaggacacacagcagggcatgctgggagccccagcctaGCTCCGGCGGCTCTaggacacacagcagggcatgctgggagccccagcctaGCTCCGGCGGCTCTaggacacacagcagggcatgctgggagacgTAGTTCACCTCCAGGTCTAGAACGCGGAGTAGGGCATGCTGGGAGACCTGGTCTAGCTCCAGGAGCTCGAGAACaggcagcagggcatgctgggag agcCAGTCCACCTCTAGGAGGTCTAGaacacacagcagggcatgctgggagccccagcctaGCTCCGGCGGCTCTaggacacacagcagggcatgctgggagccccagcctaGCTCCGGCGGCTCTaggacacacagcagggcatgctgggagccccagcctaGCTCCGGCGGCTCTAGaacacacagcagggcatgctgggagccccagcctaGCTCCGGCGGCTCTaggacacacagcagggcatgctgggagccccagcctaGCTCCGGCGGCTCTaggacacacagcagggcatgctgggagccccagcctaGCTCCGGCGGCTCTaggacacacagcagggcatgctgggagctcCCAGCCTAGCTCCGGCAGCTCTaggacacacagcagggcatgctgggagacgTAG
- the LOC138063825 gene encoding PE-PGRS family protein PE_PGRS3-like isoform X1: MLGGVILLLAPREHAAGHAGRASPPLGGLEHTAGHAGSPSLAPAALGHTAGHAGSPSLALTALGHTAGHAGSPSLAPAALEHTAGHAGSPSLALTALGHTAGHAGSPSLAPAALEHTAGHAGSPSLALTALGHTAGHAGSPSLALTALEHTAGHAGSPSLALTALGRTAGHAGSPSLAPAALEHTAGHAGSPSLALTALGHTAGHAGSPSLAPAALGHTAGHAGSPSLAPAALGHTAGHAGRRSSPPGLERGVGHAGRPGLAPGAREQAAGHAGRCHPAPGASRTRSRACWESQSTSRRSRTHSRACWEPQPSSGGSRTHSRACWEPQPSSGGSRTHSRACWEPQPSSGGSRTHSRACWEPQPSSGGSRTHSRACWEPQPSSGGSRTHSRACWEPQPSSGGSRTHSRACWELPA; this comes from the coding sequence atgctgggaggtgtCATCCTGCTCCTGGCGCCTCGAGAACAcgcagcagggcatgctgggagagcCAGTCCACCTCTAGGAGGTCTAGaacacacagcagggcatgctgggagccccagcctaGCTCCGGCGGCTCTaggacacacagcagggcatgctgggagccccagcctaGCTTTGACGGCTCTaggacacacagcagggcatgctgggagccccagcctaGCTCCGGCGGCTCTAGaacacacagcagggcatgctgggagccccagcctaGCTTTGACGGCTCTaggacacacagcagggcatgctgggagccccagcctaGCTCCGGCGGCTCTAGaacacacagcagggcatgctgggagccccagcctaGCTTTGACGGCTCTaggacacacagcagggcatgctgggagccccagcctaGCTTTGACGGCTCTAGaacacacagcagggcatgctgggagccccagcctaGCTTTGACGGCTCTAGGacgcacagcagggcatgctgggagccccagcctaGCTCCGGCGGCTCTAGaacacacagcagggcatgctgggagccccagcctaGCTTTGACGGCTCTaggacacacagcagggcatgctgggagccccagcctaGCTCCGGCGGCTCTaggacacacagcagggcatgctgggagccccagcctaGCTCCGGCGGCTCTaggacacacagcagggcatgctgggagacgTAGTTCACCTCCAGGTCTAGAACGCGGAGTAGGGCATGCTGGGAGACCTGGTCTAGCTCCAGGAGCTCGAGAACaggcagcagggcatgctgggaggtgtCATCCTGCTCCTGGCGCCTCGAGAACAcgcagcagggcatgctgggagagcCAGTCCACCTCTAGGAGGTCTAGaacacacagcagggcatgctgggagccccagcctaGCTCCGGCGGCTCTaggacacacagcagggcatgctgggagccccagcctaGCTCCGGCGGCTCTaggacacacagcagggcatgctgggagccccagcctaGCTCCGGCGGCTCTAGaacacacagcagggcatgctgggagccccagcctaGCTCCGGCGGCTCTaggacacacagcagggcatgctgggagccccagcctaGCTCCGGCGGCTCTaggacacacagcagggcatgctgggagccccagcctaGCTCCGGCGGCTCTaggacacacagcagggcatgctgggagctcCCAGCCTAG